The genomic interval TTTTTATTCCTAAAATTAACCCTGGATTTGTACAAAATTGACCTGTTCCTAAATTAACAGAACCTGCATAGGTTTTAGCAATCGCTTCTCCTCTATTTTTTAATGCTTTTGGTAATATTACAACAGGATTTATACTTCCCATTTCTGCAAAAACAGGAATTGGTTCTTCTCTTTTTATTGCTAGATCTAATAATGCCCTTCCTCCTTTTATACTTCCTGTAAACCCAACCGCTTTTACTTTTTGATGCGCAACTAATTGTTGTCCAACTTCTATTCCGCTTGAATTTAAATTTGAAAAAACACCATTTGGCATATTTGTTTTTTCTGCTGCTTTAATAATTGCTGAAGCAACTAATTCTCCTGTACCTGCATGCATTGGATGCGATTTTACAATTACGGGACATCCAGAGGCTAAAGCCGCTGCTGTATCTCCTCCTGCTGTTGAATAGGCTAACGGAAAGTTGCTTGCTCCAAAAACCACAACGGGACCTAATGGAATATTCATTTTTCTAATATCCGATTTTGGCATCGGTTCTCTATCGGGAATTGCTGTATCTATAGTAGCATCTACCCAAGAACCATCTGCAACTAAATCTGCGAATGAACGCAATTGAAAAACAGTTCTACCTCGTTCTCCTTTTGCCCTTCCTTCTGGCAAACCTGTTTCCGAGCAATACGTTTTTATCAATGTATCATCTAATGCTAGAATTTCATCAGCAATTGCATTTAAAAAAGCAGCTTTTTTACTTCCAGAAATTGTGTTGTATTCTTTAAATGCATTAGCTGCTAATTCAATAGCATCATTAATTTCTTCGTTAGTAGCTTCAAAAAAAGTAAAATTATTTTCTTTATTTGCTTCAGGATTAAACGTTGTATATGTTTTTGTCCCTTTTGCTGATTGTTGACTTCCTATATAATTTTTTCCTGATATCATCCTACAAATTTTTATATGCTGGTAATGTTGGTCTTACTTTTAAACCTTCTTCAATTATTTTCTCTATTCGGATTCTTTCTTCTCCTTGTAACATTAATCTTGGCGCTCTCACATATTCTGAACCAATATTTGTGAATTTGGAAGCTAATTTAATGTACTGCACTAATTTAGGATTAATATCTAATTCTAACAAAGGCATAAACCATCTATATATTTCTAAGGCTTCTTTAACTCTACCAGCTTTTTGCAACTCATAAATAGCAACCGTTTCTGCTGGAAAAGCATCAACTAATCCAGCTACCCAACCATCTGAACCTATTAATAAACTTTCTAATGCCAGGGTATCTACACCACATAAAATAGCTAATCTATTTCCAAACCTATTTTTGATTCTTGTAATGTTTGTAGTATCTCTAGTTGATTCTTTAACTGCTTGAATATTTGAACATTCTTTCAGTAACTCTTCAAACATATCTAAAGTAATTTCAATTTTATAATCTACTGGATTGTTGTAAATCATAATTGGAAGTTTGGTGCTATTTGCAACTGTTTTAAAATATTCTACAACTTCTGCATCGCTAGCTTTATAACGCATTGGAGGCAACATCATTAAAGCCTTTGCACCATCTTCTTCGGCTGTTTTTGCTAATTCTATAGCGGCTTTTGTTGTTTGCTCTGCAATGTTCATTAAAACTGGAATCTTACCTTCAACTAATTTTACGGTTTCTCTAGTTAAAATTCTACGTTCTTCATTTGTTAGTGTACTAGCCTCTCCTAAAGTTCCTCCTAAAACAATTCCATGAACTCCAGCATCTATCTGAGCTTTAATATTAACACTA from Lutibacter sp. Hel_I_33_5 carries:
- a CDS encoding aldehyde dehydrogenase (NADP(+)) — protein: MISGKNYIGSQQSAKGTKTYTTFNPEANKENNFTFFEATNEEINDAIELAANAFKEYNTISGSKKAAFLNAIADEILALDDTLIKTYCSETGLPEGRAKGERGRTVFQLRSFADLVADGSWVDATIDTAIPDREPMPKSDIRKMNIPLGPVVVFGASNFPLAYSTAGGDTAAALASGCPVIVKSHPMHAGTGELVASAIIKAAEKTNMPNGVFSNLNSSGIEVGQQLVAHQKVKAVGFTGSIKGGRALLDLAIKREEPIPVFAEMGSINPVVILPKALKNRGEAIAKTYAGSVNLGTGQFCTNPGLILGIKSDDLSNFTKELADTMVAMNPSCMLHPNIVKGYESNKSKLILQEGLQVVNEYKSAVKSNYASQVITTVSGKIFLENPTLHQEVFGPFSMVVQCKDSDELQQIISQLEGQLTGTVISDDNEISSYSKVIAALQNRVGRIIFNGVPTGVEVCPSMVHGGPYPASTDSRFTAVGVSSIKRWVRPFSYQDWPNDLLPDELKNENPLHISRNVNGEQTLEKI
- a CDS encoding dihydrodipicolinate synthase family protein yields the protein MNIVWKGVMPAVTTQFTKDDELDLEMFSVNIKAQIDAGVHGIVLGGTLGEASTLTNEERRILTRETVKLVEGKIPVLMNIAEQTTKAAIELAKTAEEDGAKALMMLPPMRYKASDAEVVEYFKTVANSTKLPIMIYNNPVDYKIEITLDMFEELLKECSNIQAVKESTRDTTNITRIKNRFGNRLAILCGVDTLALESLLIGSDGWVAGLVDAFPAETVAIYELQKAGRVKEALEIYRWFMPLLELDINPKLVQYIKLASKFTNIGSEYVRAPRLMLQGEERIRIEKIIEEGLKVRPTLPAYKNL